In Heteronotia binoei isolate CCM8104 ecotype False Entrance Well unplaced genomic scaffold, APGP_CSIRO_Hbin_v1 ptg001331l, whole genome shotgun sequence, the following proteins share a genomic window:
- the LOC132591034 gene encoding solute carrier family 22 member 15-like isoform X1: MELDEAFGLVGEFGPRQRRLTAFLVLLQVFVAFQSMLILIVGAVPEYHIDQEEIPTSTEALAKHVRFANNFTSIATEWYLIKHEAYKVSLASSLYFAGLLIGNIMFGPLSDKLGRKPVYMTGLFFDVIFGYISAFAPSYEIFAMSRFFVGITNGGMSLVSFVLTQEYVGKSFWALTGSLTNVTFAVGIAVYALLGYCIREWRFLAFVSNSPGLFFFLLSFMLPESPRWLYSQGRTAEAEKVLQYIALGNGKERVSVKLKQCMGAVKKDDSASDVLNLVQHPVLWWRTIILMYIWYVCSLVYYGLTLNAGELGGNLYLNVALYGLVEVPAFPLCMFFIEKPWSGRRKSTTAFLIFAGFACMFTMFLPENTGDFFFSPSLLALYGKFTVSAAFNIIYIYTSELYPTVVRNAGLGVCSMTCRLGGILAPFVPSTKSLGPSVPFMIFGISGLSAGFLTLLLPETLNRPIAETIEDLQAPAYQTLKNKKVNLLEENS, encoded by the exons GTGTTTGTGGCCTTCCAGTCTATGCTTATTTTAATAGTGGGAGCCGTGCCAGAATATCACATTGATCAGGAAGAGATTCCAACAAGTACAGAAGCTCTTGCAAAGCATGTCAGATTTGCTAATAACTTCACGTCTATAGCAACTGAG TGGTATTTAATCAAACATGAAGCCTATAAGGTGAGCCTGGCATCTTCCCTGTATTTTGCTGGATTACTCATTGGAAATATAATGTTTGGCCCATTGTCAGATAAACTGGGCAGGAAGCCTGTGTATATGACAG GTCTCTTCTTCGACGTTATTTTTGGGTATATCTCAGCATTTGCACCCAGCTATGAAATTTTTGCAATGTCAcgcttttttgttgggattacaaatggtgGTATGTCTTTAGTGTCTTTTGTTTTGACACAAGAATATGTAGGAAAATCATTCTGGGCATTGACAG GCTCGTTAACAAATGTGACATTTGCAGTTGGCATAGCAGTTTATGCTTTATTGGGTTATTGCATAAGGGAGTGGCGCTTCCTCGCCTTCGTGTCAAattctccaggacttttttttttccttctctcttt CATGCTTCCAGAATCACCAAGATGGCTGTACTCTCAAGGCAGAACTGCAGAAGCAGAGAAAGTTCTGCAATACATAGCCCTTGGTAATGGAAAAGAAAGAGTGTCTGTGAAGCTGAAACAGTGCATGGGAGCAGTGAAAAAGGATGACTCAGCATCTGATGTCCTaaatctagtccaacatccagtGCTTTGGTGGCGCACTATCATCTTGATGTACATCTG GTATGTGTGCAGCCTTGTATATTATGGTTTAACACTGAATGCTGGTGAATTAGGAGGGAATCTGTATCTAAATGTGGCTCTGTATGGTCTTGTAGAAGTTCCAGCATTTCCACTCTGTATGTTCTTCATTGAGAAACCTTG GTCAGGAAGACGAAAAAGTACAACTGCTTTTTTGATATTTGCAGGCTTTGCTTGTATGTTTACCATGTTCTTACCAGAGAATACTGGTG ATTTTTTCTTCAGTCCCAGTCTCCTAGCCTTATATGGAAAATTTACTGTAAGTGCTGCCTTCAACATCATATATATTTATACTTCGGAACTCTATCCCACAGTAGTGAG AAATGCTGGCTTAGGCGTCTGTTCAATGACTTGCAGATTGGGTGGTATTTTGGCTCCATTTGTTCCCTCTACA AAATCTCTTGGTCCATCGGTACCATTTATGATCTTTGGCATCTCTGGCTTGTCAGCCGGTTTCCtgacccttctgcttccagaaacTCTTAACAGACCTATTGCAGAGACCATTGAAGACTTGCAGGCTCCTGCCTACCAAACgcttaaaaacaaaaag GTAAATCTGTTAGAAGAAAACAGTTAA
- the LOC132591034 gene encoding solute carrier family 22 member 15-like isoform X2 — MELDEAFGLVGEFGPRQRRLTAFLVLLQVFVAFQSMLILIVGAVPEYHIDQEEIPTSTEALAKHVRFANNFTSIATEWYLIKHEAYKVSLASSLYFAGLLIGNIMFGPLSDKLGRKPVYMTGLFFDVIFGYISAFAPSYEIFAMSRFFVGITNGGMSLVSFVLTQEYVGKSFWALTGSLTNVTFAVGIAVYALLGYCIREWRFLAFVSNSPGLFFFLLSFMLPESPRWLYSQGRTAEAEKVLQYIALGNGKERVSVKLKQCMGAVKKDDSASDVLNLVQHPVLWWRTIILMYIWYVCSLVYYGLTLNAGELGGNLYLNVALYGLVEVPAFPLCMFFIEKPWSGRRKSTTAFLIFAGFACMFTMFLPENTGDFFFSPSLLALYGKFTVSAAFNIIYIYTSELYPTVVRNAGLGVCSMTCRLGGILAPFVPSTKSLGPSVPFMIFGISGLSAGFLTLLLPETLNRPIAETIEDLQAPAYQTLKNKKAE; from the exons GTGTTTGTGGCCTTCCAGTCTATGCTTATTTTAATAGTGGGAGCCGTGCCAGAATATCACATTGATCAGGAAGAGATTCCAACAAGTACAGAAGCTCTTGCAAAGCATGTCAGATTTGCTAATAACTTCACGTCTATAGCAACTGAG TGGTATTTAATCAAACATGAAGCCTATAAGGTGAGCCTGGCATCTTCCCTGTATTTTGCTGGATTACTCATTGGAAATATAATGTTTGGCCCATTGTCAGATAAACTGGGCAGGAAGCCTGTGTATATGACAG GTCTCTTCTTCGACGTTATTTTTGGGTATATCTCAGCATTTGCACCCAGCTATGAAATTTTTGCAATGTCAcgcttttttgttgggattacaaatggtgGTATGTCTTTAGTGTCTTTTGTTTTGACACAAGAATATGTAGGAAAATCATTCTGGGCATTGACAG GCTCGTTAACAAATGTGACATTTGCAGTTGGCATAGCAGTTTATGCTTTATTGGGTTATTGCATAAGGGAGTGGCGCTTCCTCGCCTTCGTGTCAAattctccaggacttttttttttccttctctcttt CATGCTTCCAGAATCACCAAGATGGCTGTACTCTCAAGGCAGAACTGCAGAAGCAGAGAAAGTTCTGCAATACATAGCCCTTGGTAATGGAAAAGAAAGAGTGTCTGTGAAGCTGAAACAGTGCATGGGAGCAGTGAAAAAGGATGACTCAGCATCTGATGTCCTaaatctagtccaacatccagtGCTTTGGTGGCGCACTATCATCTTGATGTACATCTG GTATGTGTGCAGCCTTGTATATTATGGTTTAACACTGAATGCTGGTGAATTAGGAGGGAATCTGTATCTAAATGTGGCTCTGTATGGTCTTGTAGAAGTTCCAGCATTTCCACTCTGTATGTTCTTCATTGAGAAACCTTG GTCAGGAAGACGAAAAAGTACAACTGCTTTTTTGATATTTGCAGGCTTTGCTTGTATGTTTACCATGTTCTTACCAGAGAATACTGGTG ATTTTTTCTTCAGTCCCAGTCTCCTAGCCTTATATGGAAAATTTACTGTAAGTGCTGCCTTCAACATCATATATATTTATACTTCGGAACTCTATCCCACAGTAGTGAG AAATGCTGGCTTAGGCGTCTGTTCAATGACTTGCAGATTGGGTGGTATTTTGGCTCCATTTGTTCCCTCTACA AAATCTCTTGGTCCATCGGTACCATTTATGATCTTTGGCATCTCTGGCTTGTCAGCCGGTTTCCtgacccttctgcttccagaaacTCTTAACAGACCTATTGCAGAGACCATTGAAGACTTGCAGGCTCCTGCCTACCAAACgcttaaaaacaaaaaggcaGA GTAA